In one Alosa alosa isolate M-15738 ecotype Scorff River chromosome 14, AALO_Geno_1.1, whole genome shotgun sequence genomic region, the following are encoded:
- the LOC125306907 gene encoding CD59 glycoprotein yields MKTSVGICIVFCLAIFGLGSALQCYKCKDYTGSCAKVKGCGWEDACLTLKERGGLIYRQCIKYSDCDYNRLSQMFPSVASFTYRCCSSDLCNAAPLTAAGKPLLGLLASLAVFWWCVL; encoded by the exons ATGAAAACATCTGTTGGGATTTGCATTGTTTTCTGTCTTGCAATATTTGGACTGG GCTCTGCACTACAATGCTACAAATGTAAAGATTACACTGGGAGCTGCGCCAAGGTCAAAGGCTGTGGCTGGGAGGATGCCTGCCTGACTCTGAAGGAGAGAG GTGGCTTGATCTACCGCCAGTGTATCAAGTACTCTGACTGTGATTACAACCGGCTCTCCCAGATGTTCCCTTCAGTGGCCAGCTTCACATACAGATGCTGCAGCAGTGACCTGTGCAATGCAGCCCCTCTCACTGCTGCCGGCAAGCCTCTGCTGGGCCTGCTTGCGTCCCTGGCTGTCTTCTGGTGGTGTGTCCTCTAA